CGTAATGAACGTTTTGTTCAGCTCGGTCAGAATCGTATGTACATGGCGGTCGCACTTCGTTTCGTACTCCTTCATGTCTTTCGCGAACTGCGTGACATCCCTAATCTTCGCCACGTTCACCTCAAAATACTGGACAGCCTCAAGAATCGTATCCGCCATTGCTTCCAGCGTCGTAAAAAACACGTCTTTTTTCTTAAACATCGGTATCCCCTTCGCATTCGTGCATATTAACGTTGCCGATTGAATACATGAAACAGACAATATCTTACCACAGTTAACGGCCAATTGTTAAGGTAATGTAAATGATTTATGACTATTTTCAATTTCTTTCACCAAAATACCACATTCTTAACCGCCCGCACTTCTATTGTTTTCCGGCTCATCCGAAATTATCCGTTTTCATGAATAAAAGCCGGGGCCCTTTAACTGGGCGGTTCCCCGGCTTCCTTCATTCTTTATTATCCGCATATATCGCACCGTGCTCTCAGCTGTATGTCACATGCTCCGCGAAAGCAGGCGACAACGGCACGATGTGGAAGAACGTCTTCCCCGGGACAAAAGGCAGCTCCTGACCGTCCTTCATCAGATGAACGGCCCCGTCAGCGCCCCGCTCCCACGTGCATTCGACGGCTTTGCCAAGCTCGATCAGCACCGCCGGACCGCCGGATTTCAGATCGACTTCAAGCCGGCCGTAATCGTCATAGGTACGGTGCTTCGCCCCGATAACCACGATATTCGTTGCGGTCAGCTGCTCTTTTGTCGTCAAATCCGTGTGCGGTTCCCCGTTAATCGAGCGTGCGTACAGCTTGCTGGCTTCGTCATAGGAATAAGAAACCTTATACTTCTTCAGCAGGAAGTGAATGTCCACACTGGTTGCCGGCGCGCCGCTGCTTGTCGCACCCGCTTCGGAGAATGGATACGCCGGTATCGCCACCGTCTCCTTATATTTCTTGTGAGCGGCTCCTGCGCGCAGCTTCTCCAGATTCGAATACAGGTTGTGCGGCGGCTTACGGAACTTCTCCCTCCAGAAATAGCCGCCGGCGTTTGAGATTTCGTCGAGATAGGCTTTGCCCT
This is a stretch of genomic DNA from Paenibacillus sp. sptzw28. It encodes these proteins:
- a CDS encoding DUF3048 domain-containing protein, whose product is MFAKNRKTLRHAAGTGIAALLIIATGFLGGCSDPAKPVSETMPQTEQTPAPTTEPAPEPTPEPPAFTAPLTGLKQEKEAALRPIAVMVNNMAQARPQSGLPHADMVWEVLAEGGITRLVAIYQSDESNDPIGPIRSNRPYLIEIGDMYNAVLAHAGASMEGYEILQHQGKAYLDEISNAGGYFWREKFRKPPHNLYSNLEKLRAGAAHKKYKETVAIPAYPFSEAGATSSGAPATSVDIHFLLKKYKVSYSYDEASKLYARSINGEPHTDLTTKEQLTATNIVVIGAKHRTYDDYGRLEVDLKSGGPAVLIELGKAVECTWERGADGAVHLMKDGQELPFVPGKTFFHIVPLSPAFAEHVTYS